The Misgurnus anguillicaudatus chromosome 21, ASM2758022v2, whole genome shotgun sequence genome includes a window with the following:
- the LOC129439878 gene encoding cornifelin homolog B, protein MTFQQPKPFDMTHTSNQWSTGICNCCDDIPECCFSFFCFPCFACSTARKHGECLCLPLLDFTGCIPPITLAMRVSVRSRYGIQGTIFNDCLYSACCGPCVWCQMSREMNVHGQTATLVRSQPK, encoded by the exons ATGACCTTTCAACAGCCAAAGCCTTTTGACATGACACACACTTCTAACCAATGGAGTACTGGAATCTGTAACTGCTGTGATGATATACCAGAGT GttgcttttcatttttttgctttCCTTGTTTTGCCTGCTCGACGGCTCGTAAGCACGGCGAGTGTTTGTGTCTCCCTCTGCTCGATTTTACCGGATGCATACCTCCGATAACGTTGGCCATGCGGGTATCAGTGCGCAGTCGCTACGGAATCCAG gGTACCATCTTTAATGACTGCCTTTATTCTGCCTGCTGTGGTCCCTGTGTCTGGTGTCAGATGTCTCGAGAAATGAACGTTCATGGACAAACAGCCACACTTGTTAGGAGTCAACCAAAATGA